The proteins below are encoded in one region of Gopherus flavomarginatus isolate rGopFla2 chromosome 12, rGopFla2.mat.asm, whole genome shotgun sequence:
- the LOC127032869 gene encoding olfactory receptor 2B2-like, translated as MTLLGNTTIIVVSWLDPHLHTPMYFFLSNLSFLDLCYTTSVGPQMLVNFCSSRKTISLAGCVAQLYISLSLGCTECLLLAVMAYDRYAAVCQPLHYTAIMSRRLCLQLAASAWLCGFGNSMLHTISTMRLPRCGQNQIDSLFCEIPALLKLSCVDTSANEAEILASSVIILLAPLGFILMSYGYIGATVLKIRSVKDRIKAFNTCASHLAVVSLFYGTAMSMYLQPPSSYSQHRGKIVSLFYTMVTPMLNPIIYTLRNKEVHRAL; from the exons ATGACCTTGCTTGGAAACACCACCATAATCGTGGTCTCCTGGCTAGACCCCCATCTCCACAcgcccatgtatttcttcctcagcaACCTCTCTTTCCTGGACCTGTGCTACACCACCAGCGTTGGCCCCCAGATGCTGGTGAACTTCTGCAGCAGCCGCAAAACCATTTCCTTGGCCGGCTGTGTGGCCCAGCTCTACATCTCCCTTTCTCTGGGTTGCACCGAGTGCCTTCTGCTGGCCGTCATGGCCTATGACCGCTATGCCGCTGTCTGCCAGCCGCTGCACTACACAGCTATCATGAGCCGccgcctctgcctgcagctggcaGCCAGCGCCTGGTTGTGCGGCTTCGGCAACTCCATGCTGCATACCATTAGCACCATGAGGCTGCCGCGCTGTGGGCAGAACCAAATCGATAGCCTCTTCTGCGAGATACCGGCCCTGCTCAAACTGTCATGTGTTGACACCTCTGCCAATGAGGCCGAGATCCTCGCCAGCTCAGTGATTATCTTGCTGGCCCCACTGGGCTTCATCCTGATGTCCTACGGCTACATCGGCGCCACCGTGCTGAAGATTCGTTCAGTGAAAGACAGGATCAAGGCCTTCAACACCTGCGCCTCCCACCTGGCTGTGGTGTCGCTATTTTACGGCACGGCCATGTCCATGTATCTACAGCCTCCATCCAGCTACTCCCAGCACCGGGGCAAAATAGTATCCCTCTTCTACACAATGGTGACTCCCATGctcaaccccatcatctacacgctgaggaacaaggag GTGCACAGGGCTCTGTAG